One Nicotiana tomentosiformis chromosome 4, ASM39032v3, whole genome shotgun sequence genomic window carries:
- the LOC104084609 gene encoding transcription factor bHLH110 encodes MEPANLHHHHQQYHQLQFQDQLPLGISPNSSSSNSSYGDATNTTHTWTPCTILNSAGTSLSSYSSGAINTTNSSDPLLLRQQQQSGTNLVSMTQDLGFHWANNSVSSQLVKQETSLDSYPRFTQMLKSPSNIEERELSDMNAKLLFGTLSNSGCQMINTGLQLYPGDHNLLYSSNSSSSTNNRGKFSQIYPTINVSNLNINQASYLANSSSLDMNLQPLDLVNTSRYGGSFSQPYGLTNHFQHSSSESPVDSSSSISAFSNGVPEAKRTSNILEPKAPQNAPKKSRVDSRASCPPFKVRKEKLGDRIAALQQLVAPFGKTDTASVLMEAIGYIKFLQNQVETLSVPYMKSSRNKTSRSLHGGGGEMNGSEEVKRDLRSRGLCLVPLSCLTYMTDGGGGVWPPPNFAGGT; translated from the exons ATGGAGCCTGCAAATCTCCATCACCACCACCAACAATATCATCAACTCCAGTTCCAAGATCAACTTCCTCTTGGTATTTCTCctaattcttcttcttctaatTCTAGCTATGGAGATGCAACAAACACTACACATACTTGGACCCCATGTACTATCTT GAACAGTGCTGGAACTAGTCTAAGTTCATATTCTAGTGGAGCTATCAATACTACAAACTCAAGTGATCCATTATTATTAAGGCAACAGCAACAAAGTGGCACAAACTTAGTTTCTATGACTCAAGATTTGGGGTTTCATTGGGCTAATAACAGTGTGAGCAGCCAATTAGTAAAGCAAGAAACTTCATTAGATTCATACCCAAGATTCACTCAAATGTTGAAAAGTCCATCAAATATAGAGGAAAGAGAATTGAGTGATATGAATGCTAAACTTTTGTTTGGAACTCTTTCTAATTCTGGATGTCAAATGATCAATACTGGGCTTCAACTTTATCCTGGAGATCATAATCTTCTCTACTCCTCAAACTCTAGTAGTAGTACTAATAATAGAGGGAAATTTAGTCAGATATATCCCACAATAAATGTATCCAACTTGAATATAAATCAAGCATCATATTTAGCAAATTCTAGCTCTTTGGATATGAATTTACAGCCGTTGGATCTCGTCAATACTTCAAGATATGGAGGGAGCTTTAGCCAACCATATGGCTTAACAAATCATTTCCAGCATTCATCAAGTGAAAGTCCAGTAGATAGCTCCTCCAGT ATATCAGCCTTTAGCAATGGAGTGCCTGAAGCTAAAAGGACCAGCAATATTTTGGAGCCTAAGGCACCTCAAAATGCACCAAAGAAATCAAGAGTAGATTCTCGCGCATCCTGTCCACCATTTAAG GTGAGAAAGGAGAAACTAGGAGATAGAATAGCAGCTCTTCAACAATTGGTAGCGCCTTTTGGCAAG ACGGACACAGCATCGGTTCTAATGGAGGCTATTGGTTATATCAAATTCCTTCAGAACCAAGTTGAG ACACTAAGTGTACCATACATGAAATCGTCACGCAACAAAACCAGCAGATCACTGCATGGA GGTGGTGGAGAGATGAACGGAAGTGAAGAAGTAAAAAGAGATCTTAGAAGCAGAGGGTTGTGTTTGGTGCCATTGTCTTGCTTGACTTATATGACGGACGGCGGCGGCGGTGTTTGGCCGCCGCCTAACTTCGCCGGAGGCACTTGA